CGACTTCTCCGCCTGTCCGCTGAAAACGGCGCTGACGAAGGTGAGAGCGACGCCGATCGCCGCGCTATAAAAAGCCCAACctggaaaaaattgattttttttatatccttcAGTTcgattgtaatttaattttatcgaaatcaatctgatttaattttattatttttcagcgagcgaagaatatattttattcttctgtAACTATTTCTagagttaatatttttatgattacttaaaaaaaattgaagttgAACTTTAAATTGAAACGTAAGACATTTGACTTCAAAAATACATTCAAAtatgtttcatttttaatattgaacatCGCAGTTTTAAATTTACCGAGATTGCAATTAGCTGGATAGAAAGCGTCGGCTTCATGACCGCAGATCCTCTGCACTCTATCGGCACTCCAACCGGCGGGGTATAAGATCATTCcgaaaatatatagtattcCTGTGAAAATAAACACGCATAAACTAGAACGTCACGTGAATAAACGAGTTGCAAAGATATGTTTCTGTGATAATTCGATTTGTTAGAGTCGTGACAATGGGATCGCCTCTTAAGGCTCACGTATTCTCGTTGATTATTCCGAGCACAACCTTTCGCCACAATGGGAGTTGCGCCACTCACACTCGAGATGCCATTGTTAAGCTAAAAGCACGTTACGCACGCGGAATATCCAGCTGCAGCGGAGAGCGATCGTTGCCTTCTAAAATCTGCTATTGCCAGCGCGATTTGATCAAAGGCAAGCGAGCTTTGTACGTATCTTAGTAAAcgttaaaatgtgaaataatgttttcataaaaaaatatattgaaacttaaattgttattacgaAGCGATTTTAGCTTCTATATTGGAACACAAgtcattattcatattttgaaaCGCGCAAAAAGAAACTTGCTATatcatgatataaaaaatagaaaaaaatttctttgagaTCTAAAAATATCGTCTACCACTTTAAAGACGCGCGAGCTAAGAAGCTTAGCCGGAGTTTCATCACTTCGCCATTTCACCGTTTCGAATCTTCTCCTTCGAAGAAGCAGCATTACCAGCAACGGCTTGCGCCACTCCTGCGAGATTGAAGATGCTCTTACGGCCGATGCTCTGCACGCAGCATCCCAGTAGAGCAGCCATCACGGTCACCGACATCGTTGCTAGGCCCGCGGACAAGAAAAACAAGGACGCCTTCCAGCATCCCGGGAAGACGCTGGCGTCCGTCGCGAAGCCGTCGACGTTGAAATTCGCGCAGTGCGTCTTGCCGTACAATCGCGTGCAACGATTGAAAATCCCGACAGTCGGCGTGTAAAGCTCCGTGCCGTTCTCTGAAATTCCGGAACAAAGCAACGGTCGACACAAATAAGATTGTAATTCAAATGCGCGATAGCGCACATCTGTTAAAATAGACAGGAGAAACGCTTCTTCAGCGTTGCACCGTTACATAAGTATACAACGGGAATtccgataaaatattcaagagCCGAGAGGGAAAAGAGGGAAGAGACTTACTCGAATCCTTAATCGTCGGCGGTCCTACGAGCCACTTGGGAGTAATGAGGCCCGATAAAACTGCCATCAATGCTGCCAAAGACAAGAGCGTCCACAGCAGACTACGCCCGGTGACTATCACATAGCACATACTGCCGATCGAATGTCCTTCCGCTTTATGCCATTCTTAGATCGCCCGATCGTGCCTGAGCAGCAAGATACTGATTTCTCACAAGATTTTTTCACACTAAAAAAGAAcgtgaatttataattatagacgGGACACCGGACTTGGGCAGAATTTCTGaaatttctttgcaaataaaattcggCGTTTGTAATTAACGCGCTCTCGTTGCCTCGACCGAGATTCGGACGAGTTTAATGAGCAAGTTCGGGGATTCGGCCGGCCGCGGTGGAATAAATGCCTTTCACATGTATTTCGAGGAAACGCACCACGACGGTGTTATTCGAGGCTCGCTTTCCTCGTGCGCGAGCATTAAAAGCGAGACCGTAAGTCCGAAACGTAGGATACACAGATCTCGGGTTACGGCACGGCGGCTAACAGTGTTCCAACTTTTTATTCTGATTTCACGGAAATCGTGAAAGGGCACGGGAGACCCCTCGCCGGGCATAGAAGTTATTCGATCCTTGGATCTGACTCTCGGCACGCTGAAACCTCTGACGAATGATCGCCGTAAGACATTTCATTCGTAATCAATCCCGGGAACAAACCTTTGTATGTTCATTCCTGGAAACAGCGGCCTCTCGAAAATCCcacataattatgtaaattaccataaaacttgatattgaatttttattaaacattaaaatttactttttttttcaaagattgAAAAGCTTGCAAAAAAATGGGTATCAAAAGCTCCTTAATAATCTTATCATCCGCAACTGCGAGACGTTGCCAAGTGTTTTCGATTATATACggtgataatttttttcgtaaaaaatgaTTCACAGAGAACAGATTAATAACCGAGATAATCATACGATCCATTCTAGACTTTCAGTCGCCGGCTTCTTTGCGGGCGGCATCTTTTCGCTTTTACACCACACGTGCTGCTCGAGACCACTCTCTCGCCTCTCGCCTCTCGAGACTCCCAGTGCTCTTCAAACCCGCAAACTTATAATCGCCCTCATCGCCAGCTGAAAAATCCACTTTGATCTCCCCGGCGAATCGACATGTTAACATACGACCCGCGCgtctaatatataaaacatgttaTTTTCATTCCAATTTGAAACATGTTAAAAACAACGATTTTATTTGAAGCGATTCGATAGATTATGTAAATCCGTGGTGAGCTTGAAGATTCATCTccaatattgatatttattttcgaaggTTAAACACACGAATTAATCGTAGCAAATATTATGGTAGTGTCATTGCGTGAGAGCGGAGGAATTTATCGCACTCGGCGCAGTTGTCACTTTTATCTCCGTCACTTCTTGTCTCGCCAACCACTTCACAGAATGTGTGTTTACTTAGGATCACCCCCTAATCGCTGTTTATATTTGCGTTCTCTCAAATCCCGTAGAGAGACATAAATGAATCTCCTTGAAGAATGACGTTGATATATTACGAGGgcgtctttaaaaaaatatttttttagacgggagaagagagagattcatcaatttctttttcattcgaTGACAATTCGCGGAACGAGTTTATTTcgaatgataaattattcctTACGGACAACGGTGCGAAAAATGTCCCTCCTCTCCCCCCTTCTTGCGTTAACCATCATAATTAACGACAATTAATCGGCTCCCAACTGTGGGCAGCGTCGCCGAGGGCGTTATCGCTCCCACTTAAACGATTTTCCGTCGCGTTTAGCTCTTTGTTTCGGCGTCCCACGGTGGTCTGGCCTCGCGCATGATCGGGAATTAATGAGCCATAGTTAAATTGACGATCTATGGGATTCGAGCGGACGGAGAGATAAGCGCGCGCGTTGGACGCGTGGGCAGGCCGCTGTCTGcgcggacggacggacggacgggcAGCTGCacgtttttccttttttattttaattgccgGCTTCATTGTTACGTAGCTGCCACGCCTTCTCATAATGCGATACGGGACCCCGCGCGCGGCCCCTTTCTCCGAGACCGCGCGAGCCACCGCCGCGGTGAATTAATCCTCAAACTTGCGCCGAGACCTCGACACGTACGATGTTGAGGCACGCGGATTTTTTCCGACAGTTTCCAGcttattattatcttaattatcaTTCCGATTACTACCACTTATTCGCGTGAGGATCTTACATTATGATTATCCGACGTTGCCGCGCAAGCTGAACGTTTTTTTTCGTGTAATTTGTATACATGTTTACACGGTCGGCGAGAAGGCAGATTTATCATCGTCGCAAAGTCGAGCGTCGAGCGTCCAGATTTGGATTTACAAGCAAATTATTAGTATTCTCCTCTCACTTACGTCTTTTCGACCACGAGTTACCGGACAGAGGACCCATTGGTGGATGACTAATGGTCGGGGCGTCCGAGCAAAGCGACTGGAAAAGAGGAGGGCGGATATTGCATTCCGCGAAGATGCGTGAGCCAAATGAGAAATTCAGATGCCACCCAGACGTTCGTAATAGGATCAGGAACTTTATATAATCCTTTGCGGAGGGACGCATCTTAGAACCTGACTCCTCATCTTATTCTCCGAATGAGAATACTTCAAAGTGTCGCTTAATTACAAAGATATCAAAAGGAAATGGTATTTTGTCCAATTTTCGTGGAGCAATGTTTGTTCCTctggaaaaagattttttaggACGACGAAAGGATTAATGGGACGCGAATCgtcttaattattttgaaaaccaGCGCCCACGGCGTTCGAAAACAAGGCACCCACTTTCCTTACATAATCTCGCGAGTGTACCAAGCGCCATATGCGAGGCAGCTGTTGGACAGGTGCTCCCTTGCATCTCTTGTTTTCGTCCTCCACTTCGTCCTCCTCTCAATCCAGTCCGCGAGAagggagagaaggagagattcacctctttctcttctccttGGCATCACCATGCCGGCGTCTCGCCTACCATCGATTTTACCCGTCGTGATTTATCGCGATTCCGCGGGCAAACTTTTTCCCGAGCCATCGACCGGTCTTAAGCGATCAATCCGCCTCTATCGGGAAATCTACGCGAGATATAATTAGCTGCAAATCGCCGACAATGTGTCTATGCGACATGGAACATGTAACCGGGACAAGTGAGATTTAAGTAACCGATTAAAGGCGAAAACTAAAGGCGTGTTGAGCAATGAAATATGTGAGGCTTTATCGAACTGTAAAACACTGCATCTTGTTTCTATATAAATCTTATGTAGTACAGAAAAATTCggaagatatttaattttagcgTACGAAGCACGACGTAATTCATGCGGGAgaaaatcgaaataattttcttgtcCAGCGTAATCGGCAGGTATCGGGGATCAATCAGCAGGAAGTGTACGATGTGCGCGAGAAATTACTTCCGAGCATGAGCTCTCGATGAAGCGTTATTTACGGGCGAATCGTTCCGCGTGATAACAGCGTTGCAAGTCGCCACGGTTCTAACGTAACGACCGACAGGATAATTAAGGAACGGCGACATCGACCTTAGGACCTAACGGTGATCTCGCCGTTCGGCGTCGAAGGCCCGACAATTAAGATAATACCGTCGTCGATCGGTCTTAAGTACCGCGCGCCGTCCACCGAAGTCTCCGTCTATGATCACAATAATCTTAGTTATGGCGGTACTtgattattctatttttagatCGACACGcgtataatttatgcaattctGTAATGTGATacataaaatcttattaatactattatttataaaataacgctATAATTATGTAGGATTATGTGAAATCATACAAGCTACTATAATTGTCGatcgattttatatcaatatttatcgataGGTCTGATGTGTATATGTGTTGTGCTACTTAAACTTCTAAAGTTCAATCACGTGCCGCGCTGTATGCTGTTTAGATTGAACACGCGCTGAAAATGATCCGTCAAGTTTATCGTCGGATCCGGCGCGCGAGTTTGCGACGGCACTTGGCGCACTCTCGAGTACATATACAAACGCCGTTAACGAGCTTATCGCGATCCCCAGGAAGTTGCACATTTGCCGCCCGCATCTGCATGCATATTTCTGCATGCGCGGCCTAATCGCCGAAGGCGCTTACAAGGCCAGCACGATTAGACTTGTTCGTTTTAACTGCATTTCCTTGCATTTCCTTTGCGTCCGCAGCAAGACAGACGTATATTCAGGAGAAGCGTAAGGGAGAAGAAACAAAACGTGCAACTAAAACGGATAGACCGACAGGCGATTCCGCGAACGCCGTTAATCATCGCGGTTACTCGAAATCGAGATTATTTCCGCGCTCTTGACGATCACGCAATCACGTTGTTTTGATGCGATCATGTTGGAATTATAATACTGCTAATTCCGCAaccgtgcgagagagagacaaATCTGCAGAAGATTTAGAAAACTCTTTCCAAATAATTTGGCAAGAGACATCTAATtctgtaaatgtaaataaatttatttctacttCAGCGAATATGAAtgattatagaaattaatataattgtattataaataattattccttttGTAAGAAAGTagcaatttttgtaaaaatttatcttactGATAAATTACCGAGAGGGACCGGTTTCTCGCGGTAAATTGCCATGACTTCTCAGCTACTCCTTCCTGTTAAATCCTCGTGTTTACGTACAAGAGGGCGTGTTAATGCGAAACTCCTCGGTGAATTCGTTTATCATTTTTCGCGGGCACCGCTGCCGGTTAACATTAACATTCCTTAACGTAGCCGGGAGCACACACGCATGTACatacacacagaaaaatatcattctattgctaagaaaagtaattactcggcttacttttctttttttaagtaacaattatctttaataaagaatattttcttgataatagtcttaaaatatactcatcacaaatttttgataaactcaTTATCATATACTCAAAAGAAGTAGTTATTTTTTggtgaagaatattataaaattatatcgaagAAAAGTCAGATttggttaatttaataagcaaatagaattctttttctaatttaatattcttgattgaagtattaaacttactgggatcaaaatatattttgaataaatttgatgcttaTGATGAACTTACGATAGATTTGCGTATATatgaacttataaaatacttaaagcaagtaatatttatttaaatacagtatgtatttttctgtgtgtacGCAGCTTCATTTATGCACGCACACGCGAGCGTTCAgccaatttatatttatgatgtaTCGGACCTCGATGACACAGCGACTGGCTATGCTGGTCTCGAACCAAGTGAGAAAAGGCCAGGAAGAAAGGAGAAGATAGGAGCAATAGACACCGACCGGCGGGAGTgggaagagggagaaagacAGATAAAGAGTGTGTGCGCGAGAAAACACCCACGGAATGTAAAACGGCCTGTCTGCTTATCCCTCTGTGGGTTACTACTTCCGTTCGACTTGATTGCAAAAGCGCCAAAAATTTGCGACAGACAATAGGCACCGAGTCGCGCGACGTTTAAGGGCACACTTTTGCGAAACcaaattttctgtaaatttctacaaaatatttgtttaaagtag
This window of the Linepithema humile isolate Giens D197 chromosome 1, Lhum_UNIL_v1.0, whole genome shotgun sequence genome carries:
- the LOC105667670 gene encoding LHFPL tetraspan subfamily member 2 protein; this translates as MCYVIVTGRSLLWTLLSLAALMAVLSGLITPKWLVGPPTIKDSKNGTELYTPTVGIFNRCTRLYGKTHCANFNVDGFATDASVFPGCWKASLFFLSAGLATMSVTVMAALLGCCVQSIGRKSIFNLAGVAQAVAGILYIFGMILYPAGWSADRVQRICGHEADAFYPANCNLGWAFYSAAIGVALTFVSAVFSGQAEKSTASDKVQDKMNEGKTLICLP